The Homalodisca vitripennis isolate AUS2020 chromosome 7, UT_GWSS_2.1, whole genome shotgun sequence DNA segment aaataaaaatgttactaggTTTAGCTCTCTACATGAGAAAAAAGTTAGTGTTATAAACAAGAACTATTTTGCACTAACTTGCAGAAATATAATGAATGTTGTTGAATAAAGAACTTTATACTATAGTAAAATTGACttcagtataataaatttaaaatcaatactataCCAAGTGTATCTGTGAATAAATTACAATCTAAGTACAGGCACCATAACGAAgtacatattgttaatattacatattataatatagctTAAGAACATTTTGAACTTTGTGTTGTAACGCAACAATCCATCCAAATAATATAGCATTGTATTTACAATGTACCCAGTCATGTTCTCTCACTAAATTTTTAAAGACTGTAATCTCAATTGGCAAGTTGTATTGCAAAATTTACTGTCACTAAAGAAAATCAACTTCTATTTAAACCTCAAAACATagccaaataaaattattctttttcttttcGGTTTTCTCTGTAATATACAGATTTTTAGAAATGTCCACGATGAATTTCAGGTAGTGCCCAGTATTTCATAACAGCAggtaagtattaaaataacaaaagttctGGGTACAATACTAAATTcaacataaaattcaaaataaaaaatatctgcaTTGTAACATTTGGAATCGGATTGAAGTCACCACATGAACATTTCATAAGTAAAcgtcataaactaaatataatattgtgaGTATTGTCAAATACCAATGACTAGATTAAATATGGCATTGATTATTCATATAGGATCAAAGATAAATTGCCACACCATTGGTGAGTTCAATTTAAaacagtgtatttttatatttcaattcacgacttatgttttgaaataaacatcaAGACTAGAATAATTATGAGACattgtttggtttaaaatgtaaTCCTCACAGAAGTACCCTTCGGCTATCAAATACTTCACCCAGAGCCATTTTTATAtctcatatttttttacatttttacaactataaaagGTTTTCTATTGCATTCACTTGaatctgttaaattttaaaaccagaaaCCTTATAGTGAAAGTTCAACTTTAGGCAACAAAAAGATAAGAGGAGACATATCGGGTAAGTTAAATGCCTCTCggactttaatttgatatttagtcAAAACTATTGAACAAGTTACTCATACTGTCTATGTTGTAATAAGTTTTGATGCATTTGTTACCTTTTATAACTAATAGTCTTTTTTATATCTCACAGCCAACAAAAATTTACAGTAATTGATTTTTATCCTTAGAAATAAACTTATATGAGAATAATTTGTTCTGacaggtttaattttattaagatgcTTACCTTTGGGAATAAAGCACCAGGCtgtatactttttgagaaatacATCATGTAAAGTGATCTTATTTCAAGGATGACTTTCATAACAGTAATACTTTGGGAGTGCtcatggccgagtggtctaaggcgTCAGACTTAGGACCTGAGTtcgagataacgcaggttcaaatgcTGTCAGTGATCGAAGAACAGTGTTTTtccagtaccatcgaccttgtactgttcATCGACTCTCccatttatactgttttatatgatcctcgcacaggccagtggctcaggAGGGCAGACAGAAATAAGGCTTAAGAGGAAATCGTCaactccttttttataaaaaaaacatgttacgGAAATTGAGTCATACAAAGACATCCGTGACTTGGAGACAAAAGTTTGAACATCAAAatctgaaaaaagaaaaaaccaatttaaagccaAATAAAACTGGGAGGtaataaatggtttattacttacaaaaacattttattcaataaatactatgaaatcacacacacacacacacacacacacacacacatatatatatatatatatatatatatatattaaaattggacTAGCTGaattccatggaatgacatgcaccattatcaaattCGAAGATGCCTCatagaaaagaagcttcatgcacaatttcaattcAATAGGTTAGTTTATTATCGAGATATTGTGCGAAGAGAGAatgacagaaataatttttttctagcCCCTTGAGTGAGaagctttgctaaagctcagccaacaatatcacatgacatatttttaaacacaaattttaaatgcaacattTTTAGGTTGAAATGTTGTATGATTACTTCATGCATAAAGCATTGTAGGTTAACGTTGACTTTTGCTGTTTAACCCTGAAACTGGCaaagttgtatttaaaacacgtttttccTGTCGCGAGTACAGACTATGCGTATTACAATTTGGGTGTTATTGTggtataaatgattttataactcttaaaagctattattatggtcattattcaataataaatgccttataaaacatgaaataaacataaattaagtgtttatatatttttaacaggaAGAACAAAAATGCAACACGTGTTTTGGGTCTGGTACACTTATATAAGAAAATCACTGATCCCGTCAACTTCCACCCAAGCCAACCACCATTAATTTAAGGTGTGCCATCCCACCGGGTTTTACCACAGACCAGTGACTCTTATAAGTGTACATCAGACCGCTAAAATCCGTAACATCAGGCCCGGGAATCGAAGCTGTGACTCTGACGTTAACTCCTGCGTCCGAGATTAGTGCCTTAGACCACACAGCCATCCTGACTTGATGTCTTTCATGTGCAGATAGTTCACGTAGGATACCTGCTGTTGCTGCTTGAATAAACCAGATTCCATACCAGTCCAATGGTTAAAAGCTTGTTTCtaagtaatttttcaaaaccATAATATATGTTGCAATATATGAAAACTCACCAGCCATATGTTGCTATTGGATCCAGCCAGCCTGAGTGGGTGGGGGAGCCGTGGGCATGATTGTTTTTGGCAACAGTGGAGTGAGATAATTGGAGGAAGATTCTGCTGAAGGATTTGAAGCGTCTAATGCAGCTTGTGGCAAAGGCATGGAAGGGTTAAAGGAAGGTTGCAGCAATGGCATTGAAGGATCAGAGGTAGGCTGTTGCATAGGCATTGAGGGATTGAAAGAAGGCATTTGGAAAGTTTCAGATGGGTTCTGTGGTACGGGCATAGGCTGTGGCATCGGCATAGAAGGATTGAAAGGTGGTTGTGCCATCGGCATAGCGGAATTGAATGTGGGTTGTGCTACTGGCATAGCGGAATTGAAAGGCGGTTGTGCTGTTGGCATAGAAGGATTGAAGGGCGGTTGTGTCATAGGCATGGTAGGATTGTAAGATTGTTGTAAGGGCACAGAGGAATCTACAGGAGGAGGTGCTCCTCCAGCCTGGTAGACTGGCACGGTACCCAGAAACACAGGCACCTCATCGGTCAGATCGGAGTGGCAGCTTCCTGTTTCAGCTATCACCTGATAAACCACACAACATTTTTCACTGATAAGAACCACTTCATATTGTACTAATTACTttattatcagtatttatatttcaattattattcataGATAATATACTGTATCTGCTTTAAGTTCCACAAAGTTAAAAACATCAAGTAGATCACAATCACTCACTTAACTAAATTGCCTGGAACCTGTTCAGATCCATGTTATCTTGACTTTAAAACTGCTAATTTTTTTGGTTActctgaaaaaatgtattaattttgtttatataatttttgtaaattataacttttggccatgttttattttagtgatttcCATTATAGCAATACACTGATCTTCATATATCTAGAATCTGTAGGCCAATTGAAGCATTCACCCTTTATGAACTTTGGCTTCTGGCAGTGTCCGGTGCCCGGCAGCTCACTGTCTTTGGGAAATCGCGGTCCCTGAGTGCTCTCAGCCACTAGGAGTTCCTGGACTAACTTAAAGTCCTCCAAAGGTAATGGCTTCTGGGAACTTCTGGTACCTAGGGGCCTTTGGTTTGCAGGAGCACAAAGCGTTTTGCCACTCCCAGCCGGTTGAAAATGAAACACCACTTTTATCATGATTATAATACCAGCCGATATAAGAATAGAACAGCAAAATTGCTACGATGGACATTCTCGAGTTgtgatagtaaaaatattgagAACTAAGACGTGTAACTGAGTACCAGTAATTAAGTTTCAATGAAACGTTACACCTTGAAGAACACTTACCATGAAAACATAGTCACAAGTGATGATGGAACACCGTTGCAGGTTGAATACAGGGACCACAGGAACTGAGAACTGTTGAGTGAATGTCTTTGAGTCTCTGGCATTGACACGACCCAGTGAAAGCTCCACCAGGTTCTCATAGTCTGTCTTCGTTCTGTGCTCAGGCACATTAGCCTTACATTCTAAAATCTAGACATATGAAGCAACTGGTCAGCACAACAACTTACAAGGAAATGAATATTTTCAGCTCTAACTGTTAGAAGCAGAGAAGCCTTTTAGGGGTGAGTTATCAttgtaaatttagaataaatgagaaattctttatttatgcAGGCAAAGTTAGGGTCAAATGGCCCTTTCTTTCACTTAACCTgcttaatataaacttaaaataattaattaaatattaccttaagaatAACAATTAAAGAGATAATTACATTCACCCACGTGTACATGAGAAACAACATATAACTGAATCTTGACCCCTGCACGACACCATATCAGTTTCTGATAtatatcgaaaataattttttcttgctGAACATTCTGAGCTCTTCAATTTTGAAACACTACAACTCTCATACTagatgtacattttttaaagttccaTCACACAAGGTCTGAAAAACTCTGTAGCACAATTAATGACTAACCAACCTTTTGTAACTTTATGACTATATTTTCCACATCCACGTCACTCGCGTTGTCCACCTCCAGGATCACAGGGATGTTCTGGCCTGGCACATATCCAGCATACGGCAAGTTCAGGACCATCGTCAGAGGGCCCGAGCGACACCAAAGGCAGCAGAACGTCTTTTCCACTTCTTGTTTTACTGGTAACTAAAACATATTCAGGGGAGAAATCAATACAATGTACTGGCTTTATTAAATTCCAACCATAATGGTGGAGGTATTCTGTCTCCTGGTTGTGTCCTTTTAATTTTCTTCCTTCTTCTACACCCTCCCCCCCTTATTAATTTCTAGTAGTGATTTGTTCAGTTGCTAAATTTTTGTTGTAGTGAGgagtttcaaatcaaatcaaaatctttattgtctttaggcATATAGCAATCAACATGGTCatcattttatgttacaaatcatAACTTGTCATAGTTAATGTTTATACTACTTAGGTAGGACTAACTAgtgaaaattgataaaataaaacatcatttttgttATACCtaattcttgaattaaaataatattgataaatatcaaataaagtcttaaattgaataaataaactaaaataaatagtctataaataaaataaataaatcttacatatgtaacaaacttacaaaacattaatttcagaatttggcatgtttaaaaattcatccaTACTATAGAAGGGATGAGCAGCCTACCATCTATGTAACTTACATTTAAAGAGACTAAAAGATAAATCTTTGGTTGGGagtggtaacttattatatagtcTAATACACATTATAGTATGGCTAGATCTAATTTTTTCCAATCTTGTGAAGGGTACATCAAGACATGCCTTGTAGATTTTTCATGGATTTCATTCCttacattatatgataaaatatctttatgaatatataacaataaataaaatatatagagattaaaaacagttaaaatacctaaattaataaaaagtggtttacaattaGCCAGGTAGTGAGACTTGGTAATTATTCGAACAGCCTTCTTTTGTATCAAAAAGATATCTTTAAGGTTGCTGGAATTGCCCCAGAAAATCAAACCATAGCTTATTATGGGCTGAAATAGACCATAgtaaacagtaacaatataatgtttaagGACACAACTCATAAGACGTCTTAATAGATAAATCACACGAGATAGCCTAGTTGATATTTGTTCAATGTGTTTTGCCCATGACAGCTTACAATCAATGTACACAcctaaaaacttaacacaattatCAAACTCAATAGCATCTGTAACAGGCCTAAGAATAAACAGAACTGAtttagttttgtcattatttaaaagtaagttattagCTGAAAACCAATTTGAAGCTAGTTCTAAAGTATTATTGacttgtaattattgtaaatcaatgaagtttttatcaatagaaagaaaattggtgtcatcagcatacattcaAGTTTTAGACTGTTGAATATTAATAGGtaaatcatttattgctattaagAACAAAAGAGGGCCCAATATAGACCCCTGTGGAACACCACATCAAAGCTCCCTAGCTGAAAACCACCGGCCATCAAGATAAACAGTTTGAGTCCTCTTAGACAGATAAgatctaaaaaaattgttttgcagaTCCACTGATGCCATACTGTTCCATCTTTTCAAGCAACAAGCTAtgatcaacacagtcaaaagcatGGCTTAGGTCAATAAAAGTGGCCCAGGCATATTCTTTGGACTCAAAAGCATTGAGAATCTCCCTTACTACAGTATCAATAGCAGATATTGTTGATCTACCTTGCCTAAAGCCAAACTGTTGATCAGACAAAAATTCATGCAATTCCAAGTACAGGCTTACCTGCTTATAGACAATGTGCTCAATTACTTTACCACAGACTGGAATAAGCGAGATGGAACGGAAACTTGCTGGGCTTGTTGTAGGCCCTTTTTTAAATACCGGTATTACTTTGTAAGTTTTCAGACTATCAGGAAATACACCCTGCTCCAggcataaattaatactaatggtAAGTGGTTCTGCAACATGATCCACTATTTCCTTCAAAATATTGCTAGATAGGCCATAGAAATCCTTACTATCTGTTTTTTTCATTTGACTTATAACAGACCTTATTTCAAAAACTGACACTTGATTCCACTTAAAGCTATCTGGGTTTGCAAACATTGGGCACATTTCAGTAGCCAATACTGAGCTAGGCTTTTTTATATTAGACCTTATTTCAGTTATGgaatcaaaataattgttaaaagttgtttttgtCCCACAACCAAACCTTTGACAACCACCGTAACcatattttacctttaattttttatttaattcaaatctttacctatatgttttttatttgagtGACTAGGAAAGTtatgattttgatttttataaaaattctgtaaCCACATAAGGATTTTCTGGAAAAGAAAAATAAGtgttaaagatatattattagtttGTACAACACTAATGGCAAGATGAATAAAGTTAGAATGATACACTcttaacactttcaaatatttaggtaCTTcatcatcttgaaaccttacaagacaaaaatctttattatcatatggatttatttgtaaaaacaaggcctttatttagttataatcaaCCATGAATATGTCTGTGAACATATTCTCTTACAACGATTCAATGATTGTACACACATACATCTAATAAGGAGTTAATTAATTCAGACAGTCTCTGTGTTGCTTTGAGTAAAAACTGTTTGGCAACTGGGAATATAACAATTCCTTTTCCAAATTTTGAACAGTCACCATCTTGAAACCTCTTTTTAGTGGTTGTGACTAGCTCACACATGTCTAAGCAATTCATAAATACTACTTTAGTACCAAGTTTAGTTTCAATCAGCTAGAAATTATGGCAATTATAGTGTTCACCACTGTTTCTGCAATGCTTCCGTGCCGGAACTCAAAACTTGGTATAGCAAACcttacaagatataaaaaaaacactcaagaacaaacattattgtacgTACATTACCTAAGATTtataaaacacacttttattTTCCTCTATGTTTCACAATAACTGAGATATAACTGTCCCTTATCCAAACTTTGATCGGCTGCAATCTttaaacattaagaaatataaaaaaagtacaagaataaaagttatttaaaaataattaatattctagTACTTGGGAAATAGTTGAGAAATTTATGCACAAATATGAATTACCGCCATTTTGAAACTCTCTATTGGAATACAAACTCATCCAAGAAATGTGCAAATACGCCGTCTTTATACTTAGTCTggatatatacaaaattatggcAGGTATAGTGTTCACAAGATTGCATTACATTGTATAAGCCCATACGTACATGCAAACAGATACACACATGTAAATATTTGGTGGTTTTGGGTTCCGGGAGCCATGATCGAAAAATCGCCAAAAATCTCCAGGAAACTCTGTCATGAGGGTAATAGCAATAGGCGGATTTCCATGAAATCTAAAAGCATGCATTTGAAACGATTTGTATGATAATTCACTCACAATGGTATATTCATGCAAATATAAACTTGATTTAGAAGGCAGTGAATTTTGCTGACACAAAGTAGGTTAAGAGGTGAAAAAGATGGATGTAACACAAACCTTAGTTTTTAGTACAGGAATTGTGTATTGAACATTGAACAATGCAAGGTGTGCCATTATTGTACTCACAATAAAACTTAACTTGATGtcacaaaatattaattctttgCACCCCttaaaaacaaacagaaacaCTGACATAATTCCATGCAAACAAACAAATCACATTTGGAAAAAATACCAATCCAAACTTTCAAGCGGGATAGGTTATTTAATTTCATGACATGCTTTTGAGAGTTTAAATAGACTGAATCGTTTAACCTTAGCTTCTGCGATGTAGTTGAGATCAACATTGGTCATTATGCTGAACGATTTCTCCACTTTGTCATCAATTTCCCAGGGAATATCAACCTTAGCTTTAATTAAATATCGAATATTGCCGTGTTCACTCTCGAAAGATGAAGGCAGTACAGGCGGCAAAGTTGTGGTGAACGGATGCTCATACTCTCCTGGCAGAATCTCCATTTCACCTGGAGATTACATACGTAAATTGAATTTATGGTAGACATGGTATAATATATACACTGTACCATTTCAGGTGAATTCTTTACCAtcattgtaatgaaattttatatctaatgCTTTACTATTTTGTTATTCGATAGCAAGGAATTTTCATCCTGCAATCAAATATAAAAGGTTGCTTATGCTTTTATAaaagagaaacattttaaaatggaggAAATACCAATACACTATCAGTGCTCAGAATAATGTACTGGAGAGTGGGATTTTACCTATAAGGAACTTTGAAAGCCAACTTAGGCATGACTTTTCTGCATTATGTAAGCCTTCTTCACAAGGTGTATCAGGTTGAGCAACATCAACCCTTATTACCACCAATCTTGTCAAGACAAAATCTTTTTCAGGAAAATTTATTCTGGGAAGATTTGTATGATGACAAATCAGCTATCTACTTTCTGTCCatgactttaaataaaaataagcaatcCTTATCCTAGTGTAAGGAGCTATTGATAACATTATATTATGCCTTTTTACATTCAGTGTTGACATATGGACTTAGGCTATGGGGTGGAGCAGGTGTTGCTGAGAGGGTG contains these protein-coding regions:
- the LOC124366340 gene encoding arrestin domain-containing protein 3-like; this translates as MGIEDFQILLDNPSGIYCAGSTISGKLKFYVDKPKKIRGVKIKIRGEANVSFWGTREVSRPGEDSKTEEVRFHASEEYFSTKYYLTGSSSSEMEILPGEYEHPFTTTLPPVLPSSFESEHGNIRYLIKAKVDIPWEIDDKVEKSFSIMTNVDLNYIAEAKLPVKQEVEKTFCCLWCRSGPLTMVLNLPYAGYVPGQNIPVILEVDNASDVDVENIVIKLQKILECKANVPEHRTKTDYENLVELSLGRVNARDSKTFTQQFSVPVVPVFNLQRCSIITCDYVFMVIAETGSCHSDLTDEVPVFLGTVPVYQAGGAPPPVDSSVPLQQSYNPTMPMTQPPFNPSMPTAQPPFNSAMPVAQPTFNSAMPMAQPPFNPSMPMPQPMPVPQNPSETFQMPSFNPSMPMQQPTSDPSMPLLQPSFNPSMPLPQAALDASNPSAESSSNYLTPLLPKTIMPTAPPPTQAGWIQ